DNA from Zonotrichia leucophrys gambelii isolate GWCS_2022_RI chromosome 5, RI_Zleu_2.0, whole genome shotgun sequence:
aatgtttcaagaaaatggagaaatacaGGCAGAATATTCCCAGTCCAGGAATTTGGTTTCCATTCTGCAGAGGGCTTCAGATGCTCTTCAGCATGTATCCCACAAACAGAGAAAACCTTACAtgcacctgcacacacacatatgcagCAACCCAACAGAAGCCTCACTCCTATAAATTTACCATCATCAAAATCCCCTTACTTTTGAACTCCAAGAAAAGCACATCCACATTGTTTCAATTGCTCTGGTAAATAAAACTACATTCTAACCAATTACCAAAACCATCtaatcaaaatcaaaaccatCTGCAGCACTAAATAATTTATGGGTCagaagaggaaggggagaaGAGACAAAACCAACTTGGATGAAAATAGAAACTATATATGCAATTTTTGTGAATGCAAGAGGCTTGCCCAGTTCCATTAAGGCTCTTGGACACCAGTTATAAATGCTCTTTAAACCTCAATTCAGGTTAACACAAAGACCTCAAAGAAGTAAGTAGTTTTAAATCAGTCTAACTCGACTTTTGTCTCATTAAGTACATTGACAGTACAGCCTGCAAAACCTCTCTGAGCAGCATCCCCGAGAAAAGCATTGCTGGCTCTGCACTAGCTACTGACAGATTTTAAATCCCTTTACCCCTGAAAGCTGAACAAGGACAGTTGGATCCCTGAAATAAGGACAGCCCAGTAAGTACTGTGCAAATATATCAGATTTATTACTCTTTTATGGAAATAATAACAGACATTCAGGTAGAAACATATTAAATTAATGCAGTCAACAgtttaaatgcaaaaataaatataaagtCCGGCAGCTCAATGCATCTAAAACAGCTCATTTCTTCTAACGgatagaaaagattttttttttttttttgtcttttaaatggTGAGTTTCATACAATCAAATAGAAACGAAGGTACAAGCGCTTTCTTAGAAAACATCCCGAGCCGGCCGCCCGTGCGGGCGCTCCTGTGCGGCTCCCGCAGCTCCGAGCCCAGTCCGTGCCGTGCCGGGCCGCGCTCAGAGGGCCGAGTCCGAGTCGCTGGAGTCGAGGCTGTTGCGGAGGCGGCAGCTGCCCAGGCGGTCCCGCTGCAGACAGAGGTTCTGGGTGCTCCGCCGCAGGCACTCCAGCGACTGCAGGAAGGACTTCTTGGCCTTCTCTTCCTCCATGGGGGACaccccctcctcctccacctcctggATCTCGTCGAAAGTCACCGGCTGCGTCTTGAAGCGCGACTGCCGCGGCCGCCGCAGCTTGCCCTTGGGGGTCttggcggggcgggcgggcggcgggaaCTCCTCGGACACGCAGACGAAGTGCGGCATCACCGCCTGGTAGCTGGAGCAGATGCCCATCAGCTCGGCCGGCTTCGCGGCCATCCTGCCGCCCGCGGGAGCGCCCTCcgcgggggccggggccggcggaGCGGGGCGCGCTGCCTCGGCCGTGCCGGGCGCCGAGGCTccggcgggcagcggcggcggggcagggacgggccccgcggggccgtgcggggccgTGCGGAGCAGCGCGGACCGCGGCTGTCCGGAGAGACCTCGGTGCGAGCGGAGCGCTGTGCGGAGCGGAGCGCGGTACGGAGCGCTGTGCGAATGGAGTGCTGAGCGGAGTGGAGCGGAGCGCTGTACCGAGCGGAACGGAGCGCTGAGCGGAGCGGAGTAGAGCGCGGCACCGAGTGGAGCGGAGCACTGTGCTGAGCGGAGCGCGGTGCCGAGCGGCGCGCTGCGGTACCGGGCGGAGCGGAGCGGTGCAGGGAGGCGCAGTACGGCGAGGACCGGAGCGCAGCGCCGAGCGGAGCTCCCCCGCTGCCTCAGCAGAGCCGCTGCCGCCGGCCCCCCGGCCCCGTTATATAGCGGCGGAGCCCCGCGGGAGCATGCTCAGACGGCAGCGCGCTCGGGCCGCAGCGGAGCCCACtcgcggccggccgggctcccGGTCCGCATGACGCGTCCCGcaccgccgcccccgcccgccgcgtCCCCTCGGAGCGGGGGTGTCGGCACAGCCCGGGGCGGGGCAGCCATCGCGCTCCATCCCTTCGCTCCCTCCCGCCTCCTCTCCCCTTAACTCCAGGGCATCCCTCTCCTGCCCCGCGGCACCCAGTGGGGCTTCAGGCGGGTCCCGGACTGCTACGGCCGTAATTCGGCTTTCTGCGTTTCACcgcactgctttttttttatcaatACCCTGATTCTATGGCTATGAAAGTGTACCGACAGACCCGTCACATCAGCTTTCAGCCGATCGCTACCCGTCAGTGACAAACCCATGCTCAAAGACAAGCCCAAATCTGAAACCCCTAATGTTACAGTGACCCAGATATATAAGCTGCAGAGATCACACGGAATGGATCCAGACAAGAACCATCACCATCAGAGGGTTAAGCAGGACTCTGGGATCTTGTTCCCAAGTCTGCCACCTCTAACGAAGCTTAAATACCTCCTTCAGCGTgactccatttttttccattcagtaGGGATCCTAAAATTTTCCATTCCCCTGTGCGCTCTGTGGTGCTTCTTTGATTTGATGCAGAATCAGATCCTCAGACAGAAAATGGCATGTGAGTATTACTGAGCTGAAACAAAAGCTTGCAAATTAGTGACAGCTGGAACCATGCTCTAAAGCTGTGTGTGCCAAGCACTCTCAGTGATAGAAAATCCCAACAGCATAAGAAACACATACGATAGGAATAGGAAGGAGGTAGAGGGAGGAGGAGTAGAAAAGCATGAGGGAGGAAGAGCCTGAAATGGTTAGTCTGTCCCCTCTTCAGGGCTCATGTTAGATGATTCCCATACAGACACTCTCCATATAGCTTCACCCACTCATGGATATTTTTGAAGCTTGGTTAGGGACCAGGAAGGAAGTGGAGGCTTAGCAAGTGTGTCAGGAATTCTGTGATGCTCAGGGGACaaggacaatgctctcagggcCTGAGGCTTGCCAAGCAGTCAGTCCCACAGTGCCCCATGCCCAGtgtgcacaggcagcacagcaccGCAGGGCAGAGgcaccagggcactgccagcacacacTGACAATCAGCCACAGCAGAATCCACGctcaccccagcagctctggctctgtgccCAAGCTGGGGCACCTGCAGCCAGTGTGAGTTCACTGTGTTTGGCTATAAAACACATTCTTTGTGCAGAGGAGGACAAatgctctgaaaaaaaccccagaagctTACATATGTAATACACATCCTGTGCCATAGTCAGCACACAGAAATGGCCTTGGTTTTGTGAGCTCACCATCAGAAACTCTCAACCTTGTCTTTGCGTAACTCTCAGGAGTGGTCCCAATGGCCTTAGCAGTGGCAGTGTTTCAGGACCTGCATTGGAAACAAACCATTTTAATTACAACCCTGTCTCAAAGGGGATAAAATGGAACAAGAGCAGAAGAGCAGAGtttcaggagagcagggacCAGAGGCACTTGCTAGTGTCTTTCCAGAAGGCTGGCTGGTTTGCTCCTTGCCAGTGCAAAAGCAACATTAGGAGCCTTGGCTTCATGAAACACCTGGCTGCAA
Protein-coding regions in this window:
- the C5H11orf96 gene encoding uncharacterized protein C11orf96 homolog, with product MAAKPAELMGICSSYQAVMPHFVCVSEEFPPPARPAKTPKGKLRRPRQSRFKTQPVTFDEIQEVEEEGVSPMEEEKAKKSFLQSLECLRRSTQNLCLQRDRLGSCRLRNSLDSSDSDSAL